The Camelus dromedarius isolate mCamDro1 chromosome 8, mCamDro1.pat, whole genome shotgun sequence DNA segment ttttttttaccaaactttaagaatgtgtgtgtgtatgtatatgcatgtgtgtgtgtgtatgtgtgtgtgtgtatatatacacaaatatatgctTAGAAATTTTACAGCAGTGAGGGAGTACACATAGAACCAGATGTGACCCGGATTTTTACACCTTCTAAGTAAGAGCAGTCtgttagattttaaaagaaaaacaacagattcCTACTTACTCTCCTTCACCTGGGACTAGCAGAGCGCTACATGTTACTCAGTACGCTACTGCTGCTTTTAATAATGTAACACAGAAAGCATGTTTTTGGCATATTGTTTTACTTAAGAACTTACAACCAAAATTTTTAAGAGAGTCTCATGTAGCGattttttaattctatattttaaatatcactgGATCTTCagtttccaatttttcaacaTGAAAGGTAGCTTTAAACTAGTTTGCTGTCTCGTAAGTTGTCCCAAGAAATGGGAGCATGATCACGACCACATTAGTTCccagaatgagaaggaaaaaggaggacatcaaattgttaaaacaaaaaaattctgtgGGCTCAAGAGGTAATTTTTACCCCCAAagggaaacaaaggaaagaaacccTAACTAATGACTTGGACATAGGAGGGGGACTCAGCTAATtcacagtgattcattcattgCTCATGCACATTAAAGGTGCTTTGTAAATCTTGTTCATCTGTCCTCTacttaaaaagggaaaaaactggcCAATATTGCCTGCTAGCTTCTCCCAGATCTCTGCCTAGAGTTCGCAGTAGTAAAGCACATTAAATACGAGTCTCTTGTCCAAAGGAGAGTGAGTCTAGCTCATTCAAAGTCTAGAGGGAGCTGGCTTCCTAAGGCAGCCTGTCAGTGTGGGGCCTGAGCTACTCCGCAGGGCTGTCTTCTCTTAGATTGTCAGATGCAATGCTGCGAACACTGGAGGCGGGTGGTTAAAACTGAACATGCAGGAGGCGGTTTTAAAGGAACAGTTTCCACAATCAGCTGCACCATCACAACGCCAGGGTGGTTTCATCGGTAAGTACCCGTAACGTTTAAGGACCATAATAACAGCAAAATTCACCAGAATTACTAGCAAGTTTGTTTGGGACAACATATAAAACTTCCTCTTATTAAATATACATCTCAGTGACTAGGAGAGCTCTCTACATAGTCACTTCAaaacaatgcaaatatttttaaagttaaaaaaaagttcatgatTCTTCAGTATGACTCCACAAAGCTTTAATACAGTTGTGTAAGATGATACTGTGTGAAGGTTTAATGAGGAACAAAAACATGTGTTCCAAAAATCGACCATCAAACTTCAAAGACCCAGAGTAAAAACACCAAGGAAGTGCTCAGTCTCACAGTGACCACCAGGGTTTCACGCACACGTCTCCACGTGCTTCATTCCCACATCTCCACGTGCTAAGTTGGCAAAATACCTTTCTTCTCCTCTGTAAGGAGTTTAGCACTCACCCTTCCTCTGGATCCCTCCCTCTGCTGGATGGAAACCAGCGTTTTGCAAAACCACTTTTTACCTCAAAAGCAAATGTCTGAACGAGAAGGAGCACGTTATTTACATACTTACATCTGTGCCTGTTCCCACACCACCATCCTCTCACACGAAGCTCTACCCAAGATCGACTGGCTAGGAAGCTAGGAGAAACATATTTCAACCGGAAGTCTGGACAATGTCCATCAATCAAGGCTGTGTCACAAGTGCGCTCTACAGAGGAAAATGCAGACAAAGCAGGGGTGGTCCACCTCTATAAGGGGTGTCTTCATGCTCGTCCTCCATCCCCAGTGAGCAAGACAATCTCCATGTATTAAATGGAACTTCAGATTATCAGTTCTAAATGTCATTGCCAAGCTCTTAGAGAAGAGGCGAAAGTCCAGAGCGGGTGTGTGTCAAAAGGCCAGCGCGCGGCAAGTGACTGACGCCCCAGGGTGTGTTCTAAACACACTGTGCCGGCACTTCGCCTACTGGGATGCACCTGAAATATTAAACTACTACTCACGGCCTAAGTGATCATTTAAAGAGGAAAGAGGATCTTCGACCAGCCCGGAGAACTCTTAGACATCACAGGCTGCGTGAAGTGGTGCTGAACTGAAATACAGAAAGTTTGATTTTCTAGGAGCGACCGAGGTTCTAGTTTGACTGTACGTGGAAGCAGTGTTAGTGCTGAAACTCACTTTTAACTTGAtaatctttcaaaaagaaaactacaCATAAGGAAAATGAGTCTTACGCTGCAAGCCGGAACGATCTTAACCAGCCACGGAATCTGAGAAGTTACCTAGAACAGGATGAAAATAAACGTAGGAAAGAACACTGCGTGTGAAGCATCTCTAAGCCATTTAAAGGCATTTGGTGTATCTTAAAAGATTAAGATGCTTTAAAACAAGACCCTTACAAGAATATCAAAGATTTAGGGAATTCCCTTCGTATATAACCAAACGTCTATGGCTTCAGCTGTCACTCTGCTGCCGAGGTAGATGACCAGGATTCGTCACAATGGAACAATCTTCTGGAAACTCCCTAGGGAGAACCCTGCATAATCAGCTGGTTTCTTGAACCTGTGTCcagtttcctttgttttgttttattttgccttcttttcatttgcactgTTGAAAAGAGGCTGTCGGAGCAGCTGCTGCTCTCTTCCTTTAAGCCCTCGCCGAGTAGCATCTCATATACTCTGTCATCCACGGGTTGTCCGGGGAGGGCGGCGGTACCCTTCTGGCTTTCTCCACGTCTGCAGAGTGAGCGCCCTGCCTCTGAGCCACCAGTCTCCTTTTCTCCACCTGCCTCCTGTTCCTGGCTCGCAATGCTGATTCGTGAATCTGAGTGGAGTCAGAATAAAAGTACAGTCAACTCAAGTGGCTTTTGCACTAATTTTCACAACATTCACAATGGAGCTTCCTGCTGGTCACCTGGAGCAGGGCAGAGGCAAGCCGGCCTCACTGTTGTCACGACTTCTGTGCATAAAAGCTTCTCCAGAAAAGCCACTCCCCCTGGCTTCTGTCTTACCCAAATGTCAGCCGTAAAGACACTAAGCAACAGAAAATGTCCACTGGACTAAATTTCAGATGTAAATGAAAAAGGATGTAAGCAACTAATCTGCATGTGTCTTGAGAAACTGGCCCTGGAAAACTACTGGAACTGCTTAGCACAAAGGATGGATAAGTATCCCACTGAAGAAATTCAAATGCTTGACAGCAAAGTACTAAAGTGAGCCTCAAGGGCTTTTCCCACCTAAGACCTTCAATGAACCCTGTACAGCTTAATCCCACGGCGTTGCCAGAGGCCAGCTCCGTTGTCTCAGCCATCACTCCAAACACCACCACCTGCTACAGCTCAGAAGTCTGTTCGGTAAAAATGTGATCAGAAATCAAACAGTTTgcacttcctgcttcttttcattcattcttgtCTCTGGGCTGTGGTGGCAGTGTTCACGCTAACACCGTCACTGTTGTGCGGCCCCGCACGCGGGACATGGCACAGGGAGGGGCCGGGGCTGAGCCAGAGAACCAGAGCTCGGAGGGGCAGGGTGAGCAGGGGAAACAGAAGCCCTCCTAATGCAGCcggaagaggaaaggggagtcTAGACAGATGCTGGGAACTGCAGGAGATGCCATCTAACCAGCAGTAACAAAGCGGCCAGCGGTGAGTACCAGCTATCGCGGCTGGCGGAGCCAGGGCCTCTCAGGGCCGGGGGCAAACCTAGACCGGCAGcctccagcctgggctgcacctcccagcccccaggagctTGAGAACCCCAACTCCCACTGCTTCTCCCCCTGGCTCGGTGTCCGTACACCCCCCAGGTACCAGCTAACTCCCAGCAAAGCCCCTTGACCTCCCTCCAGGCAGCAAACGTCCTGAATCCTGTTTGCAAATCAGGTGCCCAGTTCTCGGCTGTCCTTGGCCCACTCACTCTATCACCCACTAAGACCTACCCTGTCTCAAAGCATCGCAGTGACCACAGGAGATGCCAGCCAGTGACAGGAACGTGgccagccctccccctccccgggaGAGCAGAAAAGCCGGGTCGCTGGAACCCACCTCGTGCACCGGGGCAGAAGCACAGACGTTGTGAGTTTTCTGGCTTCCCgtatctgtctgtttctctccccaCCCGTAAAGAGCAAATGGATgcttgttttctcttattttacttGATGATCTCTGAGGGTTCTTGGCTGCTTTCCGACTTCTTCTAGCAAGTAAGGCACTTGGTCGCAGCCGAGGCTTGGTACTGCTGGGTAATCTGACAGTCTCTTTCGTCCTGAGCCGTTTTTCTTTCACGTCTTTCACTGGCAGtgctttttcaaaaaggaaataaaacaagatgaatgctttaaaagtagatttgcatgtatttactttaaatatttgggATGAAAAATTCATAATGCTTCATTAAAGTAGCTTTTTCACTTATAGCTCAATTCACAAGTTTCACTTAAAACAGAAGTACAGAAGCCAAGTCAGTATAATAATTTTCAGTCtatcccattttaaaatcagcaagCTTTTAATATTTTCGAGAAGCTTAATCTAGAATACGAGTGATAGTTGTCTCGCGGGTGACAGGGGACCACGGGGTGGGAGGACCAGGTCACAGCAGGCTGCAGAGTGAGGAGCAGAGAACCCAGGCCAGTAACAGTGGGTTAGTGGGCCCACAGTCCTCACTATGGATTATTAAAAGGGCGGACGTTAAAAACAGTAGTGTTAggagaggggacagctcagtggtagagcgcatgcctagcacgtatgaggtcctgggttcaatccccagtgcctccgttaaaaaaagaaaaaattttaaataaacctaatcccctcccccctcaaaaatttgaaaacaacaacaacaaaaaacccctgtAGTGTTCAGAGGCACCCAATCCAAGAAACTAAAATCCTCTCTGGGGATCCTAGGCCTCAGATTATTCCTACAGATAATTTCCCAAACACAGTCACTGAGTGTCCTGCAAACGATGACCAGGCCCACAAGGAGACAAGATAGGACCAGAAGACTTGAGATAAGGATCATCACCGAAAGACCGTCAGTGATGCAACTGGGTTTACTCTCTGTTCTCAAAGAAAATACAAGAGCTCAAAAATACCTGCAGCAGGAGACAAAAGAcggaaaacacagaagaaacagaacttaccactataaaatatttataaacctcTTGAAATAGTGCCTGGTACAAGCTAAGTGTACATAAGTATGTGTTTCCAAAATCCTACTCAGAAGAATGAAGtttcaaataaagacattttcagacaaacaaaaacagtgtTCACCACCAGTTCCTGTGGAAGATCATATTACCCCTCAGTaactgacaaaaataaactaagtcTTGATTTAGGACTATGCTACTCAATACAAaagccactaaccacatgtggctaataAATATAAGTtcaaattaactaaaattaagtaaaaataagtatTCCGTTCCCTCAGTTACACTCATCAGAGTTCAGGTGTTCAGTACCTGCATGTAGCTAGTGGCGACCATGCTGGATGGGACAGAGGACCTGTCCGTCATCACAGAAAGTCTGGTTGAACAGACTCATCTTTTAAAGTATTTCAACAACAGAATTCACGTATTTGACTCAATGGGTATATACAGAACACTGCGCCCAGCGACTGCAGAATATACGATGCTGTCAAGCACGTGCGGAACATTTACAAGAATTGACGTATCCCAGGCCATAACGCAAATCTTGACACATTTACAAAGTTAAAATCATATAGGATGTATTCTCGGACCATCGTGTAAAGCaagatacaacaacaaaaaattactttttaaaatttccagtttttttgatttttggtttttttaactatagttgatttacaatgctatgttagtttcaggtgtacagcacagtgattcggttacatatttttaatagagatatatataaatctattatttttcagattcttttccattatagcttattacaagatactgaagatagttccctgtgctgtacagtaggacccaGTTggttatctaatttatatatagtagtgtgtatatgttaatcccaaactcctaatttatccctccccaccttccccctttggaaaccataagtttgctttctatg contains these protein-coding regions:
- the CCSAP gene encoding centriole, cilia and spindle-associated protein, which produces MFDTGCTKFSGSAVKSEYMKRYQEPSWDEYGPCYRALRHYRLSRRLREQAHEPWPSDDWGPARASDDSAASSSSSSSSGAGGHAPQCARASPPPPPAELAAREGPEQRERRAREEQGAEAAEEPALPALPVKDVKEKRLRTKETVRLPSSTKPRLRPSALLARRSRKAAKNPQRSSSKIRENKHPFALYGWGEKQTDTGSQKTHNVCASAPVHEIHESALRARNRRQVEKRRLVAQRQGAHSADVEKARRVPPPSPDNPWMTEYMRCYSARA